Below is a genomic region from Candidatus Polarisedimenticolia bacterium.
CGGCGAGACGCGTGCGTCGACCCGCCAGGCCCTCGTGGTGGCGGAGGTGGCGCTCTCGCTGGTACTTCTGACAGGCGGTGGGCTCCTCCTGAAGAGCTTCGCCTCGCTGCTGAAGACCGACCCGGGCATCGATGCCGAGCACCTGATCGCGGTGAGTTTGAGTCTGCCCCAGACGAGATACCCGGAATCCGCTCAGATCGATGCCTTCTACGAGCAGCTCCTGGAGCGCATGGGCCAGGTCCCCGGAGTTTCCGGGCTCGGTCTCATCAGCAATGTTCCCTTCGGCGGGACCAACAGCGACGCCGGCTTCAGCATCGAAGGCCGGCCGGAGCCGCCGCCCGATCGACGTCCTTCCTCCTGGTACAGCATGATCTCTCCCGGCTATCTGCCGGCGGCCCGCCTCCGGCTGATCCGCGGCAGGAACTTCGACGCGCGCGACACGAAGGGCTCCCAGCCCGTCCTCCTGATCAACGAGTCGCTCGCCCGCACCCATTTTCCGAACGACGACCCGATCGGCAAGCGCATCGGGTACAACACGCGGGAGGGCAGTGAATGGCGTGAGATCGTCGGCATCGTCGGCGATGTCCGCACCTTCTCGCTGGAGAAGGACGAGCCGCCTACCGTCTACTTTCCGTTCGCTCAGATCCCGTCGCGCCGTGCCTCCATCGTCGCGCGCTTGAGCGACGATGCGGCCGCAGCGCGGCTCCGTGCGATGGTGCGCTCGCAGGATCCCCAGCTGGTCGCCTCGATCGATCGCGTGGATCGGCTTCTTTCCGATTCGCTCGCCCCACGGCGCTGGGCCATGCTCCTGCTCGTCTGCTTCGCCCTGCTGGCCGTGATCCTGGCGGTGGTAGGCATCTACGGAGTGATGTCCCATGCCGTCACGCGACGCACGCAGGAGATTGGCATCCGCATGGCACTCGGGGCGCGGCAGAGGGAAATCCTGGCACTCGTCCTGCGTCAGGGCTTCCGCCTCGCCGTCGTGGGGACGGCAATCGGCGTCGCTGCCTCTTTGGCCCTGACCCGCTGGATGGACAGTCTGCTCTACCGGGTCAGCGCGTCCGATCCGGCCGTCTTCAGTCTCGTCGCGATCCTCATGCTCGTCGTGGCGGCGGCTGCCTGCTATCTGCCGGCGCGGCGCGCCAGCCGCGTCGATCCGATGGTCGCCCTGCGCTACGAGTAATAAGTTATCTACCGTTGAACAGGGGCACCCTTACAGGCGACGGCTGGGAACCGGCCGCGCCTGAAGGGCCGAAACTTGTCCAGGCGACGGCTGGGAACCGGCCGCGCCTGAAGGGCCGACACTTGTCCAGGCGACGGCTGGGAACTGGCCGCGCCTGAAGGGCCGACACTTGAGCAGGGGAAGCTCAGGGGGCCGCGCGGAGTGCTTCGGAGAGTCCTGATCCTGATGCGTCGTGAGGCTGCGTCAGGGCGGAGTCGAGAGAAACTGCGCAATCGCCGCCACGTGCCGGTCCAGCGAGACCTGAAAGGCGTCGTTGTGGTGCGCGCCGGGAATCTCCACGAAGCGCTTCGGGTCGTTCGCGGCGTCATAGAGGGCGCGGCCCAGCGCGATGGGGATGACCTCATCGAGCCCAGGGTGCAGGAACAGAATGGGGCATTTCACGGAGGCGATCTTCTCGGCGGCTGCGAATCGATCTTGCATCAGCAGCCCCGCGGGCAGAAAAGGATAGTGGACGCCCGCCACGGCGGGAAGCGCCGGGTAGCCCGACTCCACGATGAGTCGGCCCGGCGGCTTCGACGCCGCGAGCAGGACGGCGACGCCGCTGCCGAGCGATTGTCCGAAATAGATGAGGCGCTCCGGCGGCACTCCCAAGGTGCTTACAGCGTAGTCCCGAATTGCTTCTCCATCACGCAGCAGCCCCACCTCGCTCGGCGAGCCGCTGCTGAGTCCGTAGCCGCGATAATCGAACAGGATCGCCTGCAACCCGATCGCCCGGAAGATCTCCAGCGGCGCCTCGTGGTACATCAGGTTGCCGGCGTTGCCATGGAAGATGAGGACGGTCCAGGGGGAATCCTCCACGCGGTTCAGCCAGCCATGGATCTCCTCCCCGTCGGAGGTGCGCACCTGGATTTCATCGTAGCCGGGATTGGCACGGCGCGCTTCGGAAGCGGTCCAGCGGACGGGGAAGTAGAGGAGCTTGCGCTGAAGGAGAAAGGCTGCGAGGCAGAGGGCCAGATAACCGCAGGCGGCGATTCCCAGGATCCAGACCATTCTTACCGCCACCGGGCGTTTCGGCATCTCTCCCCGATCCCTGCGGCAAGGGAGCTATTTGCAGCCGGGCGCATGCCGCTTCGCGTCCTCAGTCGCGCGGCGAAGCGAAGGGGTGCTCGAAGCTGAGATAGAGGAGCACGGCCTCCTCGCCGCGGCTCGAGCCGAGGCCGATCGGAAACGAGATTCCTGGAACGATCTGCAGGCCGGAGGGGAGGTCGATGGCCCAGCGCATCCCCGGGTTCACGAAGAAGCTGCTGGAGCGGTCGGTCTCGACCTCGGTGGGGATCTCGCTGGCGATCTCCTCCTCGCTGGCCCACACCGCCTCGATCAGCAGGTTGAAGTCGGGCCGTGCCAGCCACACGAGGCTCTGTCCCACGAAGTAGGCTTTCAGGTCGGCTTCATTGCCGTCGGCATCCTTGGCCGAAGGGATCCAGCCCGCCCCCAGGTTGGAATGCCCCACCAGAGTCGGCGTGAAATCGACGCTCAACGGCAGGTTCACGAAGACTCCGTAGTGACCGAAGCCGCGGTTCTCCTTCTCGTCGCCGGTGGGGATGAGCAGGCTCACGCGCGGCGCGAAGGCGACCCGCTCCGGACCGCCCCCCGCGACCTGATAGCGATAATTCAGGAACATGTCGCCGGGCCCCGTCTCCCCGCCCGTGCGTCCCGGATCGGTCAGCGTCAGCGTGTAGCTCAGCTGGTTCTTCTGCCCCTTGATGGGCCATTCCTGGGTGAAGGTGTAGAGCCAGTCGCGGTTGTCGAGCGAGCCGAAGAAGCTGTTGATGTGCTGGATGACGCCCGCTTCCTGGTTGTAGGCCTCTTCCAGCAGGAAGCTGTTGTCCCGGATCGCGGCGGGCGGCTCCGGGGATGCGCCGGTCGCCGAAGCGGCGGGTCGGGCCGAGACCGCCGCTTCCTCGGTCGCGGGACTCGCGCTGCCCTCGGTGGCGAGCACCGGTACTTCGATCCCGAACGAGGAAAGGGCGAAAAGGAGCGCCCCGGTCACTCCCAGCCGCATTGCCGCCCCTTGTTCTGCTTCTTGAGGTCCTCCAGCGCCGGCCGGAAATAGGCGGCCATCGCCTTGGTGCTCAGCTCCGACCCGGTTGCCTCGCGGATGACCTCGCGCCACGGCCGTGTCGCCCCCGCCTCCAGAATCCTCCGCAGGAAATCTCCCACCGCCTTGCTGCCGTAGTAATTGCAGGCGTGCGGGTCCTGGTGCAGGACGTCGCGGCAGATCTTGTCGTGCAGCTGGTACTTCAGGACGGTGGCGATGGCATAGTCGTAGTACTGGGCCGGGTCGTCGTTGATGTGGGTCTTGGTGGCGGCGTCGCAGAATTCCTCGCCGCGCGGCGCCGGCGGCGTGACCCCCTGGAACTTCTCCACGTACTCCCACCAGCGGCGATTGAACTGGTCCGGTGGGAGGTCTTTCTCATACAGGTCGCGCTCCCAGAACGACATCGTTCCCGCGGCCCAGGGAATGAACGGCACCGCCTCCTCGAGAGCTTCGTTGAGGAGCCATTTCTTCTGATCGATCCTGGCTCCGGCGGGCAGGATCCCCACGGTCCGCAGGTAAGGCTCCTGCCCCGCCGCGATGGCGATCAAATCGCCGATCCCCTCGTGGAAGGCACGGTTCGCGCCTTCGCGCAGGAAGATCGGCACCGCCGGCCGGTCGTAGGAGAGGTAGTAATAGATGTGGCCCAGCTCGTGGTGCGCCGTGCCGAACCAGCGGCTGTTGGCCTGCACGCTCATCAGAGAGCGCACGTCCCCCTCCAGGTTCATGTCCCAGGCCGAAGCGTGGGTGTTCTTCTTGCGCGGATTGCCTTCTCCGACCGGGTAGAGGTCCGACAGCTTCCAGAACGACTCCGGCAGCGACGGGAAGCCCATCGAGACGTAGAAGGCCTCGCCTTTCTTCACCACCCACTCGGGTGTCTTGTCCTTGAAGTAGGGATCCAGATCGACCCCCTCGACCAGGCCGCTCCACGCCTGGGCCCAGCGGTTGTTGAGCCAGTGCGCCGGGATCTTCTTCGGCACCTTCTGCCCATATTTCTTCGCCAGCTCGTACTTCGACCAGCAATGGACCTCCCGGTAGAGCGGCTGCATGTCGGTCATGAAGCCGGAGAGCATCTGCATCATCTCGTCGACGCTCATGTCGTAATCGGCTACTTGAAGGTCGAAGAAGGAGCGGTACCCCATCTCCTTCGCCACGGCGTTGCGCAGCTGACGCAGCTCGACCAGGCCCGATTTGAGCGCCGGTCCGGTCTCCTTCGAAGCCTCCCAGGCCCGCAGCCTCTCCGGCAGGCTCTTCGAGTCGTTCAGGATATCGTCGAGATCGTTGGCGGTGACCGGCTTGGTGCACTTGTCGCCGCTGCGCTCCAGGCAGAACTGGAACGAATCCAGGATGCTCGACTGGCGCGCCTCGGCTTCCACGCGCTTCGCCACCACCTCCGGCACCGTGCCGGGTGCCTCGGCCGCATCCAGCAGGATCTTCTGGAGCTGGCGCGCGTCGAGCGCGGAGAGCTTTTCGGGCTGCTTCAGGAAGTCGCGCGCCGCCTGGATGACCGCGGGCGAGCCGGCCAGCGCGGCGAGCGCCTTCCCTCCCGCGATTCGCCCGCCGACATGCTCGTCGGTGACGTCGGTGCTGGCCGCCCACTCCGCCTTCTGCGCTTCGTAGCGCACGACGGAGTAGAGGCGGGCGTAAAGATCAAGGAATTGCCGTGCCTCCGGCGAGGACTGCGCGGCGTAGCGCACCTCCGCGCCGGAAGCCGCGGGCGTGGCCCGGAGGAGGTCGGTCGGCAAGGCGAGGACGAGCAGCGCCAGACAGCACGCCGCGAGCAGAATGCGTCGCATGGAAATCCCTCGAGATCGGATGGCGTTTTCGATGGCTGCGGGACGCGGAATTCTACAACAGGCGGGGACGCTGCGCTGCGGATCCAGCCGAGGGAACCAGGCGCCTCAGGCCTTTCTCTTCTGCAGCCACGTTTTGAGGAAGGCGATGATGGCCGGCAGCAGGGAGAGGAAGATGACCCCCGCCACCACCAGGTGGATGTGCCGGTCCAGGTCGGGGACCGCCTTCCCGAGGAAATAGCCGGCCAGCGTCATCGAGGCGACCCAGCCGATGCCCCCGACCACGTTGTAGGTCGCGAAGCGGGGATAGCTCATCGTGCCCGCGCCCGCCACGACGGGGGCGAAGGTCCTGATAATCGGCATGAAGCGGGCGATGATGATCGTCTTGCCGCCATGCTTCTCGTAGAAGTCGTGGGCCGCCATCAGATGCTTCTTGCGGAAGAAGAAGCTGTCGGGACGGCTGTAGATCGCCTGGCCCGCCCGATAGCCGATCCAGTACCCGGTGGCATCTCCCAGGATCGCCGCCGCGATCAGCGCCAGGTTCAGCCAGACGATGTTCAGCTCGCCTTTGGCTGCGAAGGTCCCGGCGATGACCAGGAGCGAGTCTCCGGGCAGGAAGAACCCGATGAGCAGTCCCGTCTCGGCGAAGACAATGACGGACATCCCGAGGATCCCACCGTAGCTGATGAGTCCGGGGACGTTGTAGATGGTCTGGAAGAATTTCTGAATGAGGTCCAGCGCGCTCTCCTGACGGAAGCTTCCGGTAAGAGCGCGCAGTTTACCCGATCAGCGCTCCACGGTCACCACGGAGGAGGTCCAGTTCTCCCAGTGGTCCGGATTGTCGTCCTGACCCAGGGCTTTCTCGACCGAGAGCTTCAGGACGTAATCGCCATTCGGCACCGGGTTGCCGTCGGGGTCCTTCCCGGACCAGATGAGGAAATAGAAGAACTCCTGGTCCGAGTTGCGCGGGAAGTACCAGGTCTCGGAGAGGCGGCCGAGGCTTTTCCCCCCTGCCTCGAACAGGTTCAGGCGGACCCGGCGCACGGGATACTGCAGCTGGAAGAGGACCCAGGCGGCCGAGCCATTGTCCGGGTGGATGGCCAGAGGACCCGGCGGCCTGAAATAGAGGTCATCGCTCAGGAGCGGGTTGCCGTACGGCGAGGCGGCAGGATCCATCGCCACGAGGTGCTGGTAATCCCCTTTCATCCCGAGATAAGGCACGCGCAGCGGCCGGCTCCCATCCGCCGGCGAGAGGATGACGAACCCGCCGAACTGCCCCCCTTCCTCCAGCTCGGGCGGCTCCGCAAAGGTCACGTCGAGCGATGCCGACCCGCCCGCCGGGACGCGCAGGATCGCGGGGCTGAAGCTCACCTCCGCCAGGCCTGGGGCGATGGCCGCCTCGAAGGGAAACTTCCCCGTGGAAGCCGCCGCCAGGTGCGTCGGATGCAGCTCCAGAGGGGTGCTTCCCTGATTCTGAACGACCAGCGTGCGGGTCTGTGGGCGTCCTTCCATCTCCCCCAGCGCGATCTTGGCCGGAGTGATGCGCCAGGGAGACTGGATCGCCGTGAAGATGTCGACCATGCCGGCTCCCTGCCGCAGGATCGGCTCGGGGAGGCCCGAGATCGGGTTCAGGTACCAGGGGCGCGGCACGCCGGAGTTCTGCAGGATGTCGCGCACCGATTGCGCGGGAGTATTGGGCTTCGCCTCCAGCAGGAGCGCCGCCGTCCCGGCCACGTGAGGCGAGGACATCGAGGTGCCGCTGAAGATTCCGTACCCTCCCTGCACCAGGGGGAGCGTGGAATAGATGAGCCCTCCCGGCGCCGCGATGTCGGGCTTCAGATCGAGCTCGGGGCCGGATCCATAAGAGCTGAACACGGAGGTGGTGCCGCCGGCGGCATTCGCTTCCTCCACGAACCCGGTGGTCCAGGAGAGCATGGTCGGGAAGCGTGCCCGCGCCGAGAGGTAGGCGCCGTCCTCGAGCGACATGGTGGCGGCGGGAAAAGGGATGGGCTGCTGGAGCCCGAGCAGGAAGATGCCCGGGGAATCGTTGTACATGAGGGCGGCGACCGCGCCCGCGCCGCGCACGTTGAAGATCTTCTCCTGCATGCCGCAGCGCCCTCGCTGCATGATCGCGATCTTCCCCTGCAAGCCGACCAGCAGCGCACGCTCGTTGTTGCAGGCGCGGCCGACGTCCTTGATCAGCGCCGATCCGAGCAGCGGCGGAGACAGCATGTTCCGTATCGGCAGATAGCCGATCGTCGGCCCTCCCGGGACCTGTGCAGCGTGCGAGTGCACCTTGAGGTTCTCCACCGAGGCGACGGCGATCGCCTTGCGCCCCGCCGCCGGGGCGCCGATGGAAAACAAGCCGCTCGATCCGGAATTCCCCGCCGAGGCTACAACCACCACCCCGCGGTTCACCAGGTTGTCGGCGGCGCGGCCGGTGGGATAGCGGGGCCACTGGAACGGGTTCCCCAGGCTCAGGTTCACGATGCGCACGCCGTCGTTCAGCGCCGCCTCCATGGCCGCCACGATGACGTCGGCGGTGGAGCCGCCGAAGCAGCCGAAGATCTTGTAGGCCCGCAGGTGCGCACCGGGAGCGACCCCCTTGACGACACCGTTCGCGGCGACGATCCCCGAAACGTGCGTGCCGTGTCCGTTGCAATCGCGCGGATCGCCATCGGGACTGGGAAAGCTGCCGGGGCCGATGTAGAGATCGCCCACCAGGTCGGTGCCCCCCTCCACCTTGAAGCCAGGCCCGAAGCCGGCTCCGAGATCGGGGTGCATGTAGTCGACGCCGGTATCGATGATTCCGACAGTGACCCCGGCGCCGGTGATTCCCATCTCCTGGACCTGTGACGCGCCGGTCATGGTGATGGCAGTGAACAGATCGAGCGTTGCGCCACTGGAAGGCTCCATCGGCAGCGCCCTCTCCGGTTCTTCCACCACCAGCACCGGGTAGAGCGCGGCCACGCCCGGGGTGGTCGACAGCTCCAGCAGCTGGCGCGGATCGACCTCCAACGACAACCCGTTCCAGAGCTGGTCGAAAGCGTAGCGCTCGGTGAAGCGGATGCCGCGCTTGTGCGCCGCCGCGCGGAAGTCCTGCTTCTCCTGGTGCAGCTTGGTGAGGTACTTCGAATCGCTTACCGGGCCTGCCTCCGACAGAGGCGGGCTGGACAGCTCCACGAACCATAGGGACGAGCTCTCGGGGAGCGGCCCCGCGCGCCTATCGGTCCCCTGGATCAAGGGAGTGCCGTCGCGATCGCCTCGCTGGATCACGGCGAAGCCGGCGGCGGTCGCCATGCCGGCGATGATCATCAGGCAAATTGTGCGGAGGAGAAGGGAGCGCGGCCGATTCATGGGACCCTCCGGTGCCGGGCCTGGGAATGGCTGGAGAAGAATGGCCCTATCTTAACACCGGGGACCTATGGGAACGTGACGTCCGTCACGCCGAGCGCATGAAGTAATAGATGATGGGGGCGATCAGGAGCCGGTACCAGGCGAAGGGACGTAGCGAGCCTCTTTGCAGGAGCTTGAGGAATCCGGCCACCGCCAGCCAGGCGAACAGGAAGGAGACGATGAAGCCGACGGCGAACACCGGGACATCCGACCCGGAGAGCAGGTCGCGCGACTTGTAGAGATCGTACAACGTGGCAGCGGATAGAGCCGGCACCGCGGCGAAGAAGGAATACTCCGCCGCCGTCTTGCGATCCAGCTTCCCGAGCATGCCCCCCACGATGGTGGCGGCCGCGCGCGAGATCCCGGGCCACAGAGCGAAGCACTGGAACAGCCCGATTCCCAGGGCCTGCCTCCAGCTCACCGCGTCGAGGCCGTGGGTGTTCGGCTCGGGACGCCACTGCTCCGCCGCCAGGATCGCGACCGCGCCGACCGCGAGCGCCATGGCCACCGGCACCGGAGCGAACAGGCGTGCCTTGATGAAATCGCGCGCCAGGAAGCCGATCGCCAGGACGGGCAGGGTCGTGATTGCCAGCAGCAGACAGCCGCGCACGCCCGCGAAGCGCCCGTGGCTGGGTTTCGGCTGCAGCAGCTCGAAGAAGCGCCGCCGGTAATAGACCACCACCGCCAGGATCGCCCCGAGCTGGATGAAGATCTCGAAGGTCTTGGTCTTCTCCCCCGTCATGCCCAGAAGCGATCCGGCGATGATCAGATGGCCGGTCGACGACACCGGGATGAACTCGGTCAGGCCCTCGACGATGCCGAGGACGACTGCCAACCAGATCGCCTCGCTCACGAGATGTTTGCCCCGCGATCAGTTGGGATGGATCGACCCGACCAGGGACTCGAAGGCAGCTCGGTTCGCCTCCATCGTCTTCTTCGGGCCGGTGCACTTGAAGAACCAGTTCGACTCGGCCCCTTCCACGATAGCTCCGAGGAGCATCTGATCCGGCTTCGGAGTCGGGTCGCCACCCGACATCGCGCCGGCGGTGTAGGTTCCCTGGGTGGAGACGCGCATCACCTTCAGCCCCGACACTCGCCCTTCGCTGATCTGCGGCGTCGGGTGATTTCCGGCGGCGTCCGCGAACTGCGCGGCCCACCGGTCGACGTTCCCCTTGATGTCGCCCCCCTGTCCGGCGCCGAAATAGAAGACCGCGCACTGCCCCGGCTCCGAGTCCCCGGCTGCCGCCGGCACGGAATACTGTGCCTTGCGCATCGACGAGGAGGGCGGCTCCTCCGTCCATCCGGACGGAGCGGTCCAGACCAGTCCTTCCGCCTGCTGCGTGGTGCCGGTCGCCGACGGCATTCCCGGGACCGGGTTGCCCCGCGAATCGACCAGCGGAATCGAGCCCGATCCTCCGGCCTGGCTTCCCGCGGGCTGCTGCGCGGCAGGCGCCGGCGCCGCCGCTGCCTGCGATTCCGATTCGCTCTTCTTCCCGCCGCAGCCAACAGCCATCAGGGCGGCCACCAGCAAGCATCCGACGACTTTCTTGCTCACTCTTTTCTCCTTCATTGTTGATGACTCGCGGGCGCTCCAACCCCGCAAACACGGCGCTCGTCATTCCATCCCGCCGGAACCAGGCACGATCCGTCCGGTCCGGTCGCACAGTCTAGCGCTTTCCGGCCCCGCAGGGGAGCGCCGCCACGTTCCCCGGTGAAAACCTCGGCTTGATGGGGCCGCTCTCGATTCCCACGAAATCTTCGTCCCGATCGACCTCGCGAGAGGTGTATGATCAAAGCCAAGTAACCGATCCGCAGCCCGAGAGGCCTGCGATGCGCATCCATCAATCCTGGTCCTTGCTCGTCAACGTTTCGGGCATGGCGCTGTCCGTTCTCCTTCTGACAGCCGCCGCCCCGTCCGTCGCGAGCGAGACTCCAAACGCCCGCGGATTCCAGCGGGAGCGCGTCTCATTGATCCTCATCAACGCCGTCGTGACGGACCGGCAAGGCCACCCTGTGAGCGACCTGCGTCCAGACGAGTTCATTCTGCGGGTGGACGGCCACCAGGTCCCGCTGGAATCCGTGGATGTGCAGCGCAGCAGCGACTCCCAGGATCCCCTTCCTGACCGGTCCACCCGCCGATTTGTCTTTCTCTTCAGCGGTTTGATCAACGCAAAGAGTTCGAGTCTTGGTTCGAATTCTGGCGCCGCTCAGGCCGCGAATCTTGCCGCCATTCAGTCGGTCCGGAGCTTCCTCAAGGGAAGCCTTTCCGCGGGTGATGAAGCGATGGTGGCGGGACTGGGACTGAAGCTCAAGATCTATCAGGAATTCACCGGTGAACGGGCGAAGTTGCTGGCTGCCTTGGATGCGGTCGCAACCGATTCACAGCTCTTTGCGGGCAGGGAGAGCTCTCAGTCCTCCGGTGGGTGAGGGTGCAATGCGACCGCCATGGATTTGGCGGCGGAAGAGGGTTTCAGAGTCGAACGATACATCGATTCCATGAACACCCTCGTCGCCTACCTTTCCTCGTGGGAAGGGAGGAAGGCCCTCTTCTTTTTCTCGAATGGCTTCGCTCTCGACTCGCTTCGTGAGGCGATGGCTCTGCGGCTGGCCCATGAGGCGACCACGGCCCAGGTGACCATCCACCCCATCGACTCCCTGGGTTTGATCCGGGAAAAAACGTTCAGCGACTATCTAGCGGTCTTCGCCCTCAACACCGGTGGTGTGCTGATCCACGGCACGAACAACTTTGCCGCGGGCCTCGCTCGAATAGAGCAGGAGACCCGGGTCACTTACGTCCTCGCCTACCGGCCCCCCGGTAAGCCGGATGGCAGATTCCACTCCACGGTTGTCAATGTTGCCCGCAAAGGAGTCAGGATCCGGTCGCAGGAGGGGTTTCTGTGGTTGACGGACGAAGGGGTCCAGGAGCGCAGGATCCTTGCGGCCCACATGAATCCGGAGCTGTTCGACGAGCTCCCGTTTGCGATTGAGCCCGAGTTCTACCTGACGGCCGACGGCGGGCAGGCGGTGGATCTCGCCTTGGCCATTCCGGACCGGTCGATCCTCTTTCTGCCCCATGGAGATCGGAATGTGGCCCGGCTCGATGTCGGCCTGACCTTCCGTTCTGCCCTGGGCATCATGGATCGGTTCAGTCAACGTGTCGAAATCCGGCTGCCGGCGAGCGGAGCGCGCAGCTCCGAAGCAGGCCCCGAGAGTGAGGATTTGACGTTGCTGGTCCAACGAAGAATCCCTTCGGGAGACTACGAAGTGGTGGCCGTGGTCAGTGACGTGGAAAGCGGCCAAGTGGGCGCCGTTCAGGGTCGGATCAAGGTGCCGTCTCTCGCCACGGACCGGATGGCCGCGAGCTCCCTGATCCTCAGCAGTCCGGACCAGCGGATCAGGAGAGTGGTCCTGGATTCAGGCGTTGTCCGGGATCCTCGCCTCACGATCCCCGCGGTCCGACGGACCTTTTCTCGAGACACGGAAATGGTAGGGTCCCTTTTCGTCTACCATCCTCAACGCGAGGAGGAATCGGGTACGGCCCGGGTAAGGGTCAAGGGAGTGATCCGTCGTGGGAGCGATATTGTCCAGGAAATCCCCTCTACGCTTTACGTATTCACGGCCGAGACGTCGGCTGACGGCATACCGCTGAAATTCCCCGTGTCTCTTACAGGTCTGGAGCCAGGCCCCTATAACCTGGAGATCCAGGTGTTGGACGAGATCGCCTCACGCGGAATCTCCCAACGCGGGGATTTCACGGTCCACTGAGCTCCGCGCTACCTTCGCCCTACGAAATCACCGTGCTCCAGGCCAGGGGGCGACTTGACGCCCCTCCCCGCTCCAGAGTATCTAGACCCACTCCATAGCCAGGCCGGAGTATTCGACCCGCTCGAAACTCCTGATTCGACTTTTTCGTATGGTCCGGGTGGATTGGTCCGACCCGTTCCTGAAGCGAAACCCGAGGAGATCCATGACCCGACACCCGGTATCGAGTCGTCGTCCTGCTTCCATACGTACTCCCCTGTCTCGCCGCGTCCTGGCCTGCGTCGCCGCCTTCACGGCGCTCCTGCTGGCGCCGGCCCAGCGACCCGCGCTGCGCGCCGCGGAGGCCACCGTCCCCGAGGGGAGGCTGCTCCGCTTCCCTGCCCTGTCGAAGGATTCGATTGCCTTCGTCTATGGGGGGGACCTCTGGATTGCGCCGCGGGGCGGCGGGCTGGCACGCCAGCTGACCAGCGATCCGGGGCTGGAATGGTCGCCGCGCTTCTCGCCGGATGGGAAGTGGATCGCCTTCACCGGGCAGTACGACGGGAACAAGGACGTCTATCTCATGTCTGCCGAGGGAGGCGTGCCGAAGCGGCTCACCTACTGGACCGACCTCGGAACCCCGTCGGAGCGGCAAGGACCCAACAACATGGTGATCGGTTGGACTCCGGACGGCAAGCGGGTATTGTTCCGCTCGCGCCATCAGGCCTGGGAGGATCGCGCCGGGCGGCTGTACACCGTCAGCGTCGACGGTGGGCTGCCCGAACAGGTCGGCGTCCCCGAAGGAGGCTACGCCGCCTACTCGCCCGACGGGAAGAAGATTCTCTACAACCGGATCTTCCAGAACTTCCGGACCTGGAAGCGCTATCGCGGCGGCATGACGCAGAACCTCTGGATCTACGACCTGTCGGCCAACAAGCTCGACAAGGTCACGGAGAACGACAACACCTCCACCGATCCGGTGTGGATCGGCGACACGCTGTACTTCAACTCCGACCGCGACAAGACGCTGAACCTCTACTCGTGCGACACGACGGGGAAGAACGTCAAGAAGCTCACAAACTTCACGGAGTATGACGTGCGCTGGGCCACCGGCGGCCCGGGCGGCATCGTCTTCGAGAACGGTGGCTACATCTATCTGTTCGACCTCGCCGCCGGCAAGGAGAAGAAAGTCAGCATCCAGGTCCCCTCCGACCGGCGGACGGTCCGGACCGAATTCAAGAAGGTGGGGGATCAGATTACCGATGGATCCCTGTCCCCGGAGGGGAAGCGGGCCGTCGTGGCGGCGCGCGGCGACATCTTCACGGTCCCGGCCGAGAAAGGCAGCGTCCGGACGCTGACCAGCAGCTCCGACGCGGATGACCGC
It encodes:
- a CDS encoding alpha/beta hydrolase; protein product: MPKRPVAVRMVWILGIAACGYLALCLAAFLLQRKLLYFPVRWTASEARRANPGYDEIQVRTSDGEEIHGWLNRVEDSPWTVLIFHGNAGNLMYHEAPLEIFRAIGLQAILFDYRGYGLSSGSPSEVGLLRDGEAIRDYAVSTLGVPPERLIYFGQSLGSGVAVLLAASKPPGRLIVESGYPALPAVAGVHYPFLPAGLLMQDRFAAAEKIASVKCPILFLHPGLDEVIPIALGRALYDAANDPKRFVEIPGAHHNDAFQVSLDRHVAAIAQFLSTPP
- a CDS encoding transporter — its product is MRLGVTGALLFALSSFGIEVPVLATEGSASPATEEAAVSARPAASATGASPEPPAAIRDNSFLLEEAYNQEAGVIQHINSFFGSLDNRDWLYTFTQEWPIKGQKNQLSYTLTLTDPGRTGGETGPGDMFLNYRYQVAGGGPERVAFAPRVSLLIPTGDEKENRGFGHYGVFVNLPLSVDFTPTLVGHSNLGAGWIPSAKDADGNEADLKAYFVGQSLVWLARPDFNLLIEAVWASEEEIASEIPTEVETDRSSSFFVNPGMRWAIDLPSGLQIVPGISFPIGLGSSRGEEAVLLYLSFEHPFASPRD
- a CDS encoding M2 family metallopeptidase; translated protein: MRRILLAACCLALLVLALPTDLLRATPAASGAEVRYAAQSSPEARQFLDLYARLYSVVRYEAQKAEWAASTDVTDEHVGGRIAGGKALAALAGSPAVIQAARDFLKQPEKLSALDARQLQKILLDAAEAPGTVPEVVAKRVEAEARQSSILDSFQFCLERSGDKCTKPVTANDLDDILNDSKSLPERLRAWEASKETGPALKSGLVELRQLRNAVAKEMGYRSFFDLQVADYDMSVDEMMQMLSGFMTDMQPLYREVHCWSKYELAKKYGQKVPKKIPAHWLNNRWAQAWSGLVEGVDLDPYFKDKTPEWVVKKGEAFYVSMGFPSLPESFWKLSDLYPVGEGNPRKKNTHASAWDMNLEGDVRSLMSVQANSRWFGTAHHELGHIYYYLSYDRPAVPIFLREGANRAFHEGIGDLIAIAAGQEPYLRTVGILPAGARIDQKKWLLNEALEEAVPFIPWAAGTMSFWERDLYEKDLPPDQFNRRWWEYVEKFQGVTPPAPRGEEFCDAATKTHINDDPAQYYDYAIATVLKYQLHDKICRDVLHQDPHACNYYGSKAVGDFLRRILEAGATRPWREVIREATGSELSTKAMAAYFRPALEDLKKQNKGRQCGWE
- a CDS encoding VTT domain-containing protein, with the protein product MSVIVFAETGLLIGFFLPGDSLLVIAGTFAAKGELNIVWLNLALIAAAILGDATGYWIGYRAGQAIYSRPDSFFFRKKHLMAAHDFYEKHGGKTIIIARFMPIIRTFAPVVAGAGTMSYPRFATYNVVGGIGWVASMTLAGYFLGKAVPDLDRHIHLVVAGVIFLSLLPAIIAFLKTWLQKRKA
- a CDS encoding S8 family serine peptidase, encoding MNRPRSLLLRTICLMIIAGMATAAGFAVIQRGDRDGTPLIQGTDRRAGPLPESSSLWFVELSSPPLSEAGPVSDSKYLTKLHQEKQDFRAAAHKRGIRFTERYAFDQLWNGLSLEVDPRQLLELSTTPGVAALYPVLVVEEPERALPMEPSSGATLDLFTAITMTGASQVQEMGITGAGVTVGIIDTGVDYMHPDLGAGFGPGFKVEGGTDLVGDLYIGPGSFPSPDGDPRDCNGHGTHVSGIVAANGVVKGVAPGAHLRAYKIFGCFGGSTADVIVAAMEAALNDGVRIVNLSLGNPFQWPRYPTGRAADNLVNRGVVVVASAGNSGSSGLFSIGAPAAGRKAIAVASVENLKVHSHAAQVPGGPTIGYLPIRNMLSPPLLGSALIKDVGRACNNERALLVGLQGKIAIMQRGRCGMQEKIFNVRGAGAVAALMYNDSPGIFLLGLQQPIPFPAATMSLEDGAYLSARARFPTMLSWTTGFVEEANAAGGTTSVFSSYGSGPELDLKPDIAAPGGLIYSTLPLVQGGYGIFSGTSMSSPHVAGTAALLLEAKPNTPAQSVRDILQNSGVPRPWYLNPISGLPEPILRQGAGMVDIFTAIQSPWRITPAKIALGEMEGRPQTRTLVVQNQGSTPLELHPTHLAAASTGKFPFEAAIAPGLAEVSFSPAILRVPAGGSASLDVTFAEPPELEEGGQFGGFVILSPADGSRPLRVPYLGMKGDYQHLVAMDPAASPYGNPLLSDDLYFRPPGPLAIHPDNGSAAWVLFQLQYPVRRVRLNLFEAGGKSLGRLSETWYFPRNSDQEFFYFLIWSGKDPDGNPVPNGDYVLKLSVEKALGQDDNPDHWENWTSSVVTVER